Genomic window (Gasterosteus aculeatus chromosome 13, fGasAcu3.hap1.1, whole genome shotgun sequence):
TTGCACAGCACCTTCATAGCCCATTACGTGCACAGGTCAGTCAAAAGAAGCGTTCAAAGTTTGAAGAGGGAGGACTAACAGAGACTTCGCTTTTAGATACATTCTCCTCTGTGTATTTAGTGGAATAGGGGATCCCATCCCTTTCACTGTTTGCAGTAATGGCAGCTCTTGTGTAACAGCTCAGTTCCCGTGCTGGTCAGCGGCAACAACCAGGAGCTGTCGTTTGAAGTGGTTGTgaagaacaaaaaggagaatGCTTACAACACTCGGGTCACAGTGACCTACTCCGGGAACCTCTTCTACTCCTCCATATTTCCTCCTGTGAGTGAAAAGGAGCACcttacacaaaataaatgtgtgattCTTGAACAGCTTTCCCCCATTAATTGAAACAGTTTTTCACCTATTACTAAAATAGTTTACTTACATAGTTCACTACAAAAATAGGGTTATGTGTAGGTTTTGCACTGTTCTGTGCCACTGAAGTTATTGGAATGACATTAAAAGCCTCGTTGTAATAAGTTGTTTgtgtaatatttatgtattatttgGATCTATAGACGGGCGAAGTCAAATGCacctcaacacaaacacaaaccgtcACCTGCCAAGTGGGGTACCCAGCACTGAAAACAGACCAGGAAGTAAGAGCCAGAAAAGCAACTATACACTattttgaacacattttttgaGGTGATACATATgtgtttaatcttttttttctattccagATGAAATTTCAGATGAATTTCGATTACAATCTTGACCAGTTAGACAACCGAGCCGAGGTGAAATTCGAGGCCAAGAGGTACACTTAAATAgttcaaaatgtaataaaagatTGTAACTCTTATGGAAATGGTCGATATGTAAAAATGCTctgtacctttttatttttttcgttACAGTGATGGTAAAGAGGAGAGGCCTGCAGACAACGTGGTGGACATATCCATTCCTGTGCGATACGATGCTGGTGTTGTTCTATCAAGGTGATTATGCTTTCTGTTTAATGTTTGGTCTCATTTTCATTGCACCCTGGAACAGATGTTTGACAAAGGAAACGCACAAATGTCGTGCTCTCTTTGTCGCAGGCAGTCAAATATCAATTTCTACGTGGCGGATGCCATTGTTCCCGTGGTGACAACGGTGAAGAGTCTTGATGACATCGGCCCCGAGTTTAACTTCACAGTGAAGGTGTTGTGAATGAACCGGTTTCTAAAAAATGTCTTAGGCCTATTCCTCATTGAaattgtgtttgttataaaatgtatgaattataataaattgtatttcaaggtttcAACGAGTAACTTCCCCGTCAGCCTCCTGTACTTGACCATCGCTCTGCCAGTGACCACTAAAGGTGGAAATCAGCTCCTCTATGTCACCAgtgtggacacacaaacagtgaGAAACCAAGAACCAGCAACTTTTGAAAGGGATTTAATACATTCATAAATGCCCCCGTGGGCAACCGGTATGTAGTGCGTGATGGGGGGTTTGTGTCATTAATTGATGGAATAAATTCTGCACCTGCAGGGAGGTGCGGTCACCTGCGACTCCAGCGGCCTAGTGGATCCTCTGAAGATCGGAGAGAAGAGCCACGAAGCGTCCTTCTCCGAGGAGAACCTCAGAGGCACGGAGAGTCTGGTCAGTCCCTTTGTGCTctttatacacacacgcacactttttaGATCTGTGCACACAAGGAcgtataaaaacatattttgcaaACAAGCCATGTCATAAAATTCTTCTATATCTGCGATTTGATGCGTAATTCCGGAGCTTTATAGTTTTTATgaatacaaaagaaatgattgagTTAGATTGCTGCAATAGAGAAATAATATTTATCTTcatgttttatgtgtttctATACCTCCTAAATAAAGTAAActtgtattttttaaactaatGTCTATGGTTAAATATACAttcttttctcatttatttgtaATAACCAAGATGCAGAGTTCTTttgctgacatttatttttaactaccgagttcattttgtttgtttattttttaaccgACAGAACTGCAAGAGTGCCAAATGCAAGTACATAAAATGCATCCTCAAGGACACGGAGATTAAAAGTGACTATTTTGTGAAAGTGAAATCAAGGATCTGGAGTGGCACGTTTCTTTCGGTAAATGTATTCAATAACGCATTGTGTTTTTTACTACTAGTTGTTTTGTCTgctttcatttccatttctctGGTTGCAGATATTCACGCCGTGCTTTCAATAATGCTCTCACTTCCTGTCCCGATAGGCCTCCTACCAGACCATCGAGCTGACCTCCGACGTGGACGTCGAGACCTCAAACCCCGACCTGCTGGTCATTGGCCTCAAGCGGCTTCCGGTACGACTTCGGCGCTTTGCACGGACAGGGGGAAGAAATAAGAGTGTGTGGTCTGGTGTCAGATCAGAGGTGACACACGCCGTGTCtcctgtcctcttgctgtccagGTGGTGGTGACCATCAGTAAACCCGGAGTGAAAGGCGACGTTCCGGTGGGAGTGATAGCGGGCAGCGTCATCGCTGGACTGCTGCTGTTGGCTCTGGCAGTCGGGCTTCTGTGGAAGGTAAGCAGTGACACCACACAGAGGAACATTAGTAGATCTCTTCCATGGTGAGCACAGCGAATAAACCTGCTTTCGAATCCTTTTCCTCTCTAGTTTGGCTTTTTCAAGAGAAAGTACCAGCAGCTCCAGACGGAGGCGGATGGAGACGCGCAGAGCCGCCCGCATGTAGACGAGGTGCTGTGATCCGAGGAGCCAACCCCCCCAGCGAGGAAGACTGGCAGCACGTCACCGGCTCTCAGAGTGCTACTGGGCCGCCGCTCAATCACTGGAGACCTTTTTCTACTGAAATGGTTCAGTTTGTGGATAACTGGTATTCAATCATTTTTATCTTTAATATTGGTCTGTCTTTTTTAAGCtttgtggacactgactttgtAAGGAGTGTATTTTTGCCAAATGTGAATGCACAAGTCTTTTTTTGGGCCTTTGGAGAAGTTGATGTGGAGGTTTACACTGTAAAGGGATCTCATTTATACACTGCCTTTGGCTTTGTTAACATACGGGGCAACATGGTCGAGACATAACAGCTTCTAATTAGGAAAATGTAGACGGGCTGTCGCACTTGTTTGTACtgtacatactgtaagataAAGTGATTAGCGTTTATGTCGGCTTTTATCTTATGGAAAGATGAGACGCCCTCAGGCCATTGGAGTGGCTacttggtgttgttgtttttattgagatatcttgttgttgttttaccaCTGTGGGTATGTATATTTCTGTAgcatattgtgtttttattatctgCAGATTATTTTCTTAGTTAATAGTTCAACAAAACATGTTGGCTGTTTCGTGCAATTTACATTACAAAAACCTACATTTCTGCCTTGTAAGACAAAGAAAGTTTGAACAAGCAAATATttaggcttttttttaatttatcaaACCCAATACAATTGTCACAATCTTTGAAGATACAATATTTCCTGTTAATAAGCTGATTGAAGACTTTGTTCCATCTTCAAAATGATTTATCACTATCAGGGCAAAGGGTTATTAACGCGCCTCGGCTCCTCGAACGTTTATGTAATGTAGTGtctaatgtatgtatgtaagtgtaTTGGCGGAGCTTCGCCACAAGGTGGCAGCAATATACAGATGACCTGTAATTCTGTGACGATCGAACCCTCCGTAATATCAAGTAAAAACTTAAGACCCATTTGAGGTTGTGTTTATCCTGCCCCCCCTCTTTCTCACTGGAACCTCATCCCTGCAGAGAAGAACCGTTCTCGGACCCCCCTCCCATGCAGGAAACACAAGTGCTGTTCAAGTTCCCCTTTAAACTTCAAATTCATTCCCCCTTGTTTAAAACAGGCCCCTCCAGCACCCAGCAGCGTCTTTCCACAATGCACGATGGAAATATGGCCTGTCTAATATGGAGCATATTTCTGATCTGggaaagcctgcatgggctcGACTTCATTCCATAGttgatgaaatgtgatacaGGTGGTGAAATGACCTTTCATCTCTGGGATTTTCCCTGAAGATGATTGTCAGATTCAGCCAACCAAACTTGACCCGTGGCACAATGAGATGATTGCTCTCCCATTCCTGCAatgttgcaataaaaaaaaaaagatgtcctAGCAAATGATTTGATAATGTATTTCAATGACCTTTTAACGGGACTTTGAATGTGATCCTCAAGGGTTTCATTGTGTTCTTTTTAACTATCACTggggtctttttcttttctttctttgatgaACACGCGTGTTTTCTGGAAGCTCCGACTCTAAAAAAGACTCAGATCCTGTAAATCTGAGACCGGTGTATTCATATAGCTTTCGGGTACTCGTAGTGTTCATGTTCCAAATATTCCCTCTGCTTGGTTGAGTGGAATATGAGGAGAATATGTTCCCCTCTGACAGATCATTTTATTGACTGTTAAATATGTAGTCAGCAGGAATGTGCAAAGATTCGCAACAACATAATCGAAGGAAGCCAGAGAGgacatttacattattttgaATTATAATTGTTTGTATTGTGGATGGATGCATCTCAAACAAGAGAAATGAAGAGACTGTCAAAAGAGGGTTAATAGAGCTGCATATTCTACTAGTTTGTAGATCAACCAGATACATGGTATttggcgtggggggggggggctgtgctgGGGGGGTTACAGTGTCTTCTTCCCGGTGTCTCATTCACGCGTTGCTCTGCGGAGCTGTGACTACAGTTCCGCAGAAGAGGTCGCGCGAGGACTTCTGACGGAGTTCAGCCTGTGCGTCAGTGAGCGGAGCCCAGTGTGagtttgtgggggggggcgtgtgagTGGACGCGTGCgcgtgtgagggtgtgtgtgtgtgcgcgcgcgcgcgtgcgtggcCGTGTTTCATTCAATGAAACGCAACACCCCGCTCGTCCGTCTGAAGCCTCTTCGGAAACAGGTTTGATTATATTTAAAAGCTTGACCCGGGAGAGAAACCCAAACAACTGTCTGTTCTAATATTAGCCGAGAAGCTGCGGGGCTGTTGGGAATTCTATTATTGTCTGGGCCGCGGATGTGTACCCCGAAGGCAGCTCTTAGCAAAAGATTTACACTTTTGTCTGCAGTTGGTGGAAAAGAAATATCAGTTAccaacattttaatttgaaggaCTGACGGTATGTCCGGATATCTTGGCTGTCGGCCTGTAATCATACAGTGAAAAAGTCCCTGATATATGAGTGAAAATGACCTTCATCAGCACtattattaaatgaataacaTTATTTcgattattattactattattatcattaatattcatattcatgagTTTGGTATTTTACAGCTTTGAAGGCGTATGCTGCACGAGATGCACTCATATATAGATGATGAAAAACCAAAACCTACATATTGAGAAATAAAAcgttaataattgtatttccCACCGAAACACAAACCCATACCAACAGACACAGTGTGTCTGACCTGCTGCGTTTGCGCTTTTGTTTCACCGCAAAAGATGCGTAATTCGCGTGCCGCATGTTTACTACAAATTAGAGCCTTCAATATCCGCCAATATCCTCCAATTATTGTGGCAACGAGAAAGTTGCTCGTAACTATGTCACCTGATTGGGATTGAAAGAACTttggcaaagaaaaaaacagaggaaagaaaatctCCCCACCCCCATGAGAAGAGGAGACCGCCCACCAGAGACGGTCAACCCGAGACCCCTTATAGATTTAAAAAGAGAGGCTGCATTCTCAGACTGACACTTATTCAACACTGCCACCTTAAGCAGATTACTTTTTTGCGCTGCCTGTTTCAAATACGTAGCTCACATCGCTTCTCCATCATGTCCAGGATGCTGAAACACCACCTTCACCCGGGTTTTTTACTCTTGTTCatatggctttgtcaccttatGGAACATCAAAAAGTGCAAGGTAAGATCTcttcaactgttttttttttattttatttgtacgTTTAAAAAAACGAAGGATAAACTTCCGACGTAAAACGCGTCCGAGTGTCGGAGGATACTTGCTGCAACCGGGAAACTTCTCAAAGTGACTTTCCTTATCATTCTGTCCCCTCTACCCGCTGAGGAAAAAAACTCTGCATCCGACGGTGCGTGCGCGCGTATAGCGCCCATAAAACAGGTGCCATACGGGACACTTGGAAGTGGGATTACAGGCCAGTTACGCGGCACACACTTGGAAGCGGCGCGCCGCGCTGGTGGCGGCGCGAGCTCTGCGTGTTACCCACCTGAGCCTTTTGGGATACTTTAAGAGCCGCACCGTGTCTTCAAACCCTCGAAAGAAACTTTAGAAACATCCACACGAGTTTTTAGATGGCGTTAGAAGCCTTTTCCCTCCCCCGTACAAATCCACCCGACCTGGCGTGCGTTTGCGTGCGTTGCGCAGCTTCACATCTTTAGGACACCAAATGGAGACTCTTGCGCCTATCATTTCGTTCTGGAGCTTGTGGTTCAATATATATCTAATCTTTCCTCGATGTAAGCAGTGCACCAGCTCGTGTACGCGTCCTGGCATGCGTgtacgtgtgcgcgtgtgtttctgCTCAGACATCCTGCTGTTGTCTGTATCGAAGGATCATTTTTGCACCACGAGAAACGGGATAAATACTGCGTTATTCTAATATTTGAATGATCTGTACCTTGGCTCGTTGCGGAGAAGGCGGCGTCTGGCGCGTATGCGTGTCTGGGATATTGTTCGGAGGCGTTGGAGACGGCAATAACAAGGAGGCTCTGGGAataaaggacccccccccccccccctccggcatAGATTATTCTCacttttttgtatatttgtggTTGCATTGTAATGGCTGTCACTCACAGATGGGAAAGGAAAGTGTTAACTGTCTCgcaggaaaaaaatgacaaaataaagcgcgagaggggggggggggggggggctttgataaAAAcgggctgcgtgtgtgtctagCCCGTCTGGCTCAGCGGTTTCAGACGTGcgtttctctttcttctgttttttttttagccggGAACTGCTGGCTGCAGCAGGGGAAGAACGGGAGGTGCCAGGTGCTCTACATGTCCGGGATGAGCAGGGAGGAGTGCTGTCGCAGCGGGAGGCTGGGGACATCCTGGACCGAAGAGGACGTCCCCAACAGCACGCTCTTTAGGTGGATGATCTTCAATGGCGGAGCTCCCAATTGCATACCTTGCAAAGGTGGAGGTGCACTCCTTTCCCTTCGTTATCTTCGTAACACACAACACAAGTCGTTTCGTGACACAAAATCCCCAGAGCGCCGAGCCGCGCGCTCTCCCGCGCGTGTCGCCCAACAGTCACCtaacttttcctttcttttgttttcattttagaatCCTGCGATAACGTTGACTGCGGGCCCGGGAAGAGATGCAAGATGAACAGAAGGAGCAAGCCCCGCTGCGTGTGCGCACCGGACTGCACCAACATCACCTGGAAAGGACCGGTCTGCGGCTCAGACGGAAAGACCTACAAAGACGAATGCGCACTGCTCAAAGCGAAATGCAAAGGCCACCCGGACCTGGACGTGCAGTACCAGGGAAAGTGCAAGAGTAAGTGCACGCTACGTGCGATCCCGCCCCGCTCCTCGTGATTTGTGCCACGTCTAGACTTGTGGTTTGTCCCGACAGAAACGTGCCGCGACGTCTTGTGCCCCGGCAGCTCCACGTGCGTCGTGGACCAGACGAACAACGCGTACTGCGTGACGTGTAATCGGATTTGCCCCGAGGTGACGTCGCCGGAGCAGTACCTGTGCGGAAACGACGGGATCGTGTACGCCAGCGCGTGTCACCTGAGACGAGCGACCTGTCTCCTCGGCAGGTCCATCGGAGTGGCGTACGAAGGGAAATGCATCAGTAAGTCGCGGGCACGCGAGAGCGCGAGGCTGTCGGTGGCGCGCCTCCAGCCACTGACTTTGAATGTTGTTTTGAGTGCCTTTGCTTCAGCTCTGCAGTCAGTGTTTTATGCCAACATTCCATCGAGGAGGGGggtctagagagagagagagagagagagagtgtgtgagtgtttggtAGTTTGTCTTTGCTCAAAAAATAATAGAATCATATTATTTCCTGATGTTGGCAGCACTTTCCCGTATTGGAGAGAGGggc
Coding sequences:
- the fsta gene encoding follistatin-A isoform X1, encoding MSRMLKHHLHPGFLLLFIWLCHLMEHQKVQAGNCWLQQGKNGRCQVLYMSGMSREECCRSGRLGTSWTEEDVPNSTLFRWMIFNGGAPNCIPCKGGESCDNVDCGPGKRCKMNRRSKPRCVCAPDCTNITWKGPVCGSDGKTYKDECALLKAKCKGHPDLDVQYQGKCKKTCRDVLCPGSSTCVVDQTNNAYCVTCNRICPEVTSPEQYLCGNDGIVYASACHLRRATCLLGRSIGVAYEGKCIKAKSCEDIQCSAGKKCLWDARMSRGRCSMCGETCPESRTDEAVCASDNTTYPSECAMKQAACSLGALLEAKHLGSCNSITEDQEVDEDDEDSDYMAYVHISSILDG
- the fsta gene encoding follistatin-A isoform X2, with amino-acid sequence MSRMLKHHLHPGFLLLFIWLCHLMEHQKVQAGNCWLQQGKNGRCQVLYMSGMSREECCRSGRLGTSWTEEDVPNSTLFRWMIFNGGAPNCIPCKESCDNVDCGPGKRCKMNRRSKPRCVCAPDCTNITWKGPVCGSDGKTYKDECALLKAKCKGHPDLDVQYQGKCKKTCRDVLCPGSSTCVVDQTNNAYCVTCNRICPEVTSPEQYLCGNDGIVYASACHLRRATCLLGRSIGVAYEGKCIKAKSCEDIQCSAGKKCLWDARMSRGRCSMCGETCPESRTDEAVCASDNTTYPSECAMKQAACSLGALLEAKHLGSCNSITEDQEVDEDDEDSDYMAYVHISSILDG
- the fsta gene encoding follistatin-A isoform X3, whose protein sequence is MSRMLKHHLHPGFLLLFIWLCHLMEHQKVQAGNCWLQQGKNGRCQVLYMSGMSREECCRSGRLGTSWTEEDVPNSTLFRWMIFNGGAPNCIPCKESCDNVDCGPGKRCKMNRRSKPRCVCAPDCTNITWKGPVCGSDGKTYKDECALLKAKCKGHPDLDVQYQGKCKKTCRDVLCPGSSTCVVDQTNNAYCVTCNRICPEVTSPEQYLCGNDGIVYASACHLRRATCLLGRSIGVAYEGKCIKAKSCEDIQCSAGKKCLWDARMSRGRCSMCGETCPESRTDEAVCASDNTTYPSECAMKQAACSLGALLEAKHLGSCNCK